In the genome of Populus trichocarpa isolate Nisqually-1 chromosome 10, P.trichocarpa_v4.1, whole genome shotgun sequence, the window tattaaaaataaaaaatacctataTACTCCTATAtgaaactattgattttttttactcctagaggtattttttttattttatttttcattaaatattaaaaatataaaaatgcccTCAAACAAACCtctaataattaatattctgTGTGAAATTACCAAAATACCTCTGAATCAaaggtaaataattttttttaaggctaTAGACATTATTTCACTATTGTAATGGATAGTAATATGACTCTATAGCCATAATgaatttgcctttttttttagtattttttttataattagtcaACTATACTTCAAGACTTGGCTGGTGTCAGGTGATGACAAAGATATTATGATGTATATTAGATGCTTATATaaatctcttgtttttttttaaaaaaatgaaaaacatattccattttgtaatcttttttttttccgtttgtatcatagtttttaaacccgacctGGTGGTCGACCCAGTATAATAattgggtcacgggtcagatgggttgactcgggttaataaaaaaaaaaagaatttcttgcTTGCCCTTggactaataataataataagcatcattgaaaaaaagaaaagtttctaGAGAATAACCCTGCTTGCCACTCATGTTTGACCAGATCCAAAACCAAACATTGATTGCCCTTATATAATTAGCACAATCACCCTCACAACACAGTACACACAAATCCCTACCCCGCTCTTTACAAACCACCTTCCCGCCACCTCCACAGCCACCACAAGCCCACCATCACCTTCTCAATTTTGGGATTCAAAGTTCCTTCTCAAAGGCGTAGAAGAGATTACGAAATACAAGAGCAATGCCTACCTTCACAACCACAACTATTATGTCATCTCAAAGCAGCAACCTTAGTCTCCACAAACTCAAGATTAACCCAAAAACACAATCAAACATAGTCACAATTGGTGGGTGAATTTTTCAAACAACAGACTAAACCCTAACTCAAGCAGATCTGAAATCCCTCTTTTCCTAACTCTCCAAGCTGAATCAACTTGTTCCCTATTTCATCAATCGAGACCCTAATTTATTCTCTATTCTCTTATCCCTCTTGAGAACCGGAAATCTCCCCTCAAAGACCAAGTTTTCTGTGAAGAGTCAAAGTTTTACAAGATTGAAGAGATTAGTTTTCTGTGATTCTGTATTTATGTTACAAATGATTTgaagcaaaagaattaatttgattgctgCAACTCTCATCTTAATTtattagagaagaaaaatcGAGCTAAAACCGTGAAGCCTAGTTTAAATGAACGAACAATTAACTTTTATACGTGGGATCTTGCACGTGAAGCCTAGGAAAGGGCAATGGCCAAATAGAGAGACCCTGTTTTTAGAGGGGAggaaaatagaatttttaaatacaataactATCATTTGGCAATTAACGGTATCTTCTGAGTTGTGACTTTTCCGCAATCAAAAGcacaattgatttttattaagtttttttaaaaatttcaactcTCACCcgcacaataatatttttaataatcaatccatctcaaattattaaaaaaaattaaatacaaaataaattctaagtaattttgaaaaaataacaaaaaaattctaaataaaataaaaaaaatatcttaattcaATTAGGTAAGCATAATAGCTTATGGTTTTTTTCGTAATGCCTTCTCAATATCtaattgatattatattttaactttatatgaaattttttactcaattcaataatcaaatcaaaagttatatctattaacataaaactatatattagaaaaacaagCTCAATTCACGTGtgagtaggaaaaaaaattgaatccatAAGTCTTGTAATAAATAAGACCCAAATATCTTAAATTAACCATTAAATGCCTTTTTAACCTTCTTAGCTCCTAACTCCTAACTTTTTAATAGATCCAATTGGCACATGTATTAGATCATGTAGTATTGCTTGATAAGTCTCAACAACAATTTTTCAATTCATCCAAAttgataagaagaaaaataaatgaaatatggAAAACCACTCTCTATAaagaaaatgacaataaaatcTTCCATTAAACTCTTAACCATCTCATTGCAAAAAACCCTCTCGTCGGTCGTCGAAACCACCAAAATATAATTCTGACTTAattatcacaaacaaaataaatttatagtatgATCGTGAAAACCAGGTCAAACTCAaggaaaattttgtttaatcttcCTACAATATACTGAAATGAGAAAGAATGAGAGATTTGgatgaaaaattcaagaaacaataattctgaaaataataaattgatgtcGTTAAATCAGTTCAAGGGTCCACACATTCATTCCTATAAATCTGTTGATCatcgaagtaaaataaatattctttcgcATCAAACAAATAAACTCGATATCCCTTAAAGCTGAGGAAAATCGATGAGATTATAAGTACATTAATTAGAAAAAgctctttaattaatttcttaccaTCAAAGGAATGTAATATTGAAAGCAATTTTCATTTACTCGGTAGTAGTCTTAGAAATAAAATCTATGCATTTATTCTAAGCAAACATTCAAAAGATTGACAATTTTAACTTAGTTTATTCTTCTCTAATAAATTAAGATGAGAGTTacagcaatcaaaataattcttttgcttcttactCTAGTTCCTAACAACAATTACAgattgaaaaaaactagaaagcatacatgccatctcaaaacaattcaataagcttgaataacaatcaataacataattttgaacaagaaaaaatgaatactTGAATATGATAGAATTACAATGATAATGTTACTTCTCACAACATGTTAATGGAGATGGTGTGTATCCCTCTTGAACCTAATTCAGGAGTTTAGTTCATAGTTGCtgaaaaattgacaaaagcagagaagaaaGGAATGTTTTTCGACTCTTGTTTCAGCTGTGTTCTGCTTTCTTTATCCTCCCCATATGCTACCGAAATCTTCAGGATTCTTAAACTAATTAGGAGTCTTCATGATATTAAATTCGttccttctttatctggtctttaaggttggataaatctcTCAGAATTTATCTTGAAATCTGCTTCTGCTgctatcataattttattgtaatacCAACTCTGTTGTAATTTAGACTtcgattctgacttggtttcttgTAATATCCGACCATTCCAACTATATTCTTTCATTCATGACATGTTAAAGGCTTGATCTGCACCTTTCTTGGGTCCTAAGACCCATCTTTTTTATGTCAGACTCTCAGCCTTATTGGGATACTCGGCACCATTAGTTTCCAAATCAGATCAGGGGACCCattttgaccaaccagattgTGTCCATATTCTGTCCTTCAAAACGATTTTATCTAACTTTAagtccttcatgaaagttgtaatCCTGGATGTGTAGatgaattttggtttttgaatcaCCTACTTTCGATATCAaaaactcaagatattcccgtttgaatcTCTAGTGTAAAAGCAGAGAATCCTGCTGCGAGAAGAACTCTGGCCCGAGTTTGCAGGTCTGATTCGAGGTCCAAATGAGATCGGAATTTTGCCCATAATACTTTCCTGGAAAGCTTGACACGTGTACTTCAACTTAGAATAGCCCACCTTCTCATTTTAGAACTCTAACTTGACAAAAAACTTGTCACAAGAAGCTAGGtctaaaacataaaatgcaAAATTTCTTATGTTTTAACGATTAATTCACGAAGTCTCTTCTGCATgtcaaactcataaaaataacttccaatcaactcaaataagttcaaaatacattaaaaagcaTAGTGCAAATggaataaaaacatatgtatattttgcaCTTATCACCCTTACAAACATAGCATAAGCAGTTATCTCAAATTTCATACcattattttgtcaatttttcgCACAATCAATATCCCTGACATGACTTGATGTCAAACTTGTTGTTAATGACTTAATAGATAACAAGACTAAGAAATTTTGATCtttcatcttcataattttgaaaataaatctattaaaaagtTATGTATGTTATGTTGACAAGTCAACAAAACAATGCATAACTACTGAGTTTTTCAAACTAAAACTCCATAGATATATACATGTGAAATCCCCGATGCTAaatgaaatcataaaagaaagatCTCATAGAGTAATTTCCAGGAACATTTTTCATGCAATAAATAAAGTAAGAGGTTggtatttttgtgtgtgtgtatttagtCATTTAAAAGTTAGAACATAATAAGATTAATAGACAATGCATTACAGTAAACTAGCAATTGGTAAACTCAAAAGATGCAAGACTTTCCACAATGCCTCTGGTCTTCGATTTCAGTAAATATCCAAGGCTACAAAACACATTGAATATTATTCTAaaagaaaatcttgattttaagGAAATGAGGATATGATTTGGTAACAATTACttaaaatgttgaaattaaCAAGTCAAAGCTCCATACTCTTAATTTTAGAaaccgttttaattttttttttgctaaaatttaatatgttttatatgttttggatcgttttgatgtactgatgttaaaaataatttttaaaaaataaaaaaatatcattgacatgcatttcggtacgaaaagttatttgaaaagcaaccgcaaccacactgccaaacatacgCACCAATGCAACTTTAGCTATCATGCATGAAGAAATCTTAGGGCAATTAGACTTGCGTTTATTCAAATctacatatgaaaaaaaaaatccccattTCCTAAAACTCGCAAAGATCTAGCACTTTGATGCATTATTATAAATCCAAATCGGCAAGCTTGCTATAACATTGCTTACATGATCGCCCATGAATTATCACAGCAATTAGCTCCCTAGTTTCCAATATTCGCAATTAATGAGTCAATATGGTTTTCTCCTTTGAAACAACTTGTCCACGTGAATCACATCTGCATAAGAAAAGACAATATAAGCCATAAAAATTGATCTATGCCATAACCAGTCCTGATATtgacaaaggaaagttaaagGCTACATTTGGAAGCTATATTCATCAACCATGTTACAACGTGCTGAATTAGTAAGATGTAAATCCTTtagcaaagaaaacaataagATGGTTAAACATGCGGGCTTGCCGAGCCACCCAAGCCCACAAGCTTTACCTgtttttagtctttatttttatcttttggatattttccttaaattttaattatatttcattacaactaatcatttaaaaatatattagcttaaattaattaagaacatatttgggatattattttattaaatatcattcaatttttacttttctttatacAACCtatcgtgattttttttaatttattccgacgagtaattatttttattatgatataattaaatgaaaaataagcttaaaaaatagatttattaaaCCAAGCTAGGTTTAATATGGGTTGAACcaagtcaattcaaaatattatcatcttaatattagaaaaacatcACCAATAAATTTCACATAATAACACGCAAATAGTATGTTGTTCTTATGTTTTGtttcaattgaatttaaattgtttctcttcttctaaaaacattattgccatataatcaaataaaaaaaactaaagagttatcaatgatttaaaataagatattttaatatatatatatatatatatatatatatttattagcttcctaaattattttttagttaatgttaatgattttttaacatttatttgcatataattttcaatcaattttactAGATAAATATATGGagttcataattattatttttattagaaaatttattgaaaatatataatgttcttttttaaaattaaaaaaaataaaattaagttgacATGTGCCGGAGCGCAAGCCTACTAGCCGCTACTCTTCACTGGGACCATTGAGTGGTTGGTCTAGATAATATCGATGTCGTCGTTGTAGTTTCCTGAGTCACTGGCTCTTCAAGAATAAATTATTAGCATACATAATATCGATGTCGTCTTTGTAGTTTCCTCGACGCGTCACTGGCTCTTCAAGAATAAATTATTAGtatagatatttttatgtttttaaaatattttttaaaaaaattatttttttattttaaattaatttattttagtgtttatagaattgatttgatgtgttaatattaaaaataattttttaaaaataaaaaaattgttttattatatttacaagataaaaatattttcaaaaacaattgtaattatatttttataagccCCATATATTCACCTAGCTATATGTTGTTTGAGAGTGGGTACAAATAaagatttgttaaaaattaattttttattttatttaaaattaattttttatttttagattatttcaataagttaatatcaaaataaattttaaataataataaaatattattttaaagtatttttacatACCTTGTACTAGATTCACAGTATCAAGAGAAGAAGGGTTGCTAGTTGCTACCGGAGAAGTTAGTTTCATTGATTGATGGAATGTTATACTttagaaatcaaataatatggtgTCACGAGAATTAAGCAAATAGAAAAGCATTAAATTTATGGAAATCCTTTCCTGTTCTGCGAGGGGAAGGAGTTAGTGGTCTTGATGTAGTTGTTGGCTTTGCTAACTTTTCCTGTTTTCTATTAAAGTGTGgttgtagttatttttaaaaatatttttttgtgttgaaatatatcaaaataatatattttttattttttaaaaattatttttaaaattagcgcatcaaaacgatacaaaacacataaaaaaattaatttttaataaaaaaatagaaatttctAGAAACACAATTTATTCGCGTTCCGAAACGGTGCCATAACGGTTGCTTGGATTGgaaattcttgtttcttttacGGTGGAGTTACAATGGTTTCATTGTATAATGTTCGTTAAGTCACAATCAGCCcagtttttgtatttaatcaGCATTACAATTACAGGAATATTTGCTCCAGAGGTGAAGCTGGTTCTTCATCCAGCCAAATAGAAACAAAGAGAGCGGCACAATGGCATCATGCATAGCATTTTCCTTTAGGAATGACAAAACCCTCATATCAAGTGATTGAGCTATGAGAACAACCATCAACCATGGATTCCCAAGTTTCAAATGGATTCACAAAAACACACAGagctgtttatttatttttcgtatCCAAATACAGGACATGAAAACCCTTTCAGCCTCACACTTCTTAGATACATAACGACAACAGGAGAGACATCCCCACTATATTCACACACATGCAACAAACATCTTCCATTGCATACTTACTACAGCAGAAAGCCCATAAAACCCGACACAAGCAGCGCTTGCCTGCTTAAGCTCTGCGGCACGCATCTCCATCGCAGTTCCAtccttcctttcccttttcagTTCCAGTATCTTCATCTTCCTTCAAAGCACACTTAGGGTGAAGATCAAAGTCACATTGTTTGCAATGGAAAGACCACCTATTTCCAGTTTCCCCACAGCCATCGCAAATATATGTTTTGCGTTTAGTACGTATCAGCTCATGCTCAGTATGAAGTTCGTGTTTCACTTTCTCTGGCCACCCCTTTGCCTTTTCCTCAAGCTCCTCCTCCAATTGCTTTAGATGTTCCTCGGTAAATGGAAAAGCATCTGCCCCGTAAGCTGTCAAGTGCATCCGAGCTTCCTTGGTAATGGTCCGGCCACTTGGGCCAATCGCTACAGCTGCAGGAATgccttgaattttgaatttccgACTCAGGATTTGTTTCCTTCCATCACCAAATGGAAGGGCTAACCAAGGCATTTCTGAATAGAACTCGTCAAAGGTGGTTTGATCGCTGTCACTTGAGATGAAGATCACCTCAAATGCATTGTCTTTTGCTTTAATTGCGTGGTATGCTTCAATTAGCTTGGGTAAAAAGGCACGACAAGGAGGGCACCATTGAGCTGAGAAGTAAAGAAGAATGTTCTTTCCAACTAGATCGGACACTGGGACCTAATCAAAGAGTAAAccatttgaatgataaaaaaaacctttgctAATGAATTCAATTCGTGATAATAAGAAAGTTATTGAAAGTAATGCAATAACAACATGCGAGGTTAgcatagaacaaaaaaaattaccttggaGCCACTTTTGCCAATCACAAAATCATTTTCCCCATTAACCAAAACTGACTCAAGCGTCTGCGATTCCAGTTTTGCCCTTTCAATTGCAGCTAGCTCGTCAAGCTTTTCTGGTGTAAATGGGTAGGCTTCGATACCATGTTCTTCGATTAGTTCAGCTACATTTGGGTTCAAAGTCTTCCCATCTTGGCCAATTATAACAAGATTAGGAATGGTTCTAAGTTCAAAATACCGCACTAGCTTCTCGCAGCTCTTGTCCTTCAATGGCAATGCCAACCAAGGCATTGTCTCAAAACTCTCTTTGAAgtcttcttcttcgtcgtctAGAGATACTAGGACTACTTCAAAGTTCTCTCCTTTTTCCTTGAGCGTCTTATACAATTCCACTAGTTTAGGAGTGAATTCACCGCACATCCTATGAGCATGGACTGAAAAATACAAGCCAACCAATTTTCCTTCAAGGTCCAACACAGGGATCTGCCATTACAGATAGCAAAAATGTGAATTATGGCatcatcaattcaatttcaaaactaGCTAATTGAATGAAGCATCTACCTTTTTTCCATCATTTGAAATCACATAATCACGTGAGCTTGAAACCAAGATAGAGCTTATGGTTTGATTCTTCTTAGCATTCTCTTCTTGCTCTTTAAGGAAATTCAGTCTATCAAGGTTGAACGGATACCCATCCACGCCATGTTCCTTGACAGTGCTGACTCCATTATCGCAGGAAACCTTACCATTAGTATCAAAAATGACAAGTCTAGGGATCCCTCTTACTTTGAACAATTCCTTAAGACGTTGGCGGGTCTCGGTTTCAGAGAAGGGAATAGCAAGCCATGGCATTTCGGAGAAGTACGTGTTGAAGGATTCATCGTCTCCATCAGAAGAAATGAAGACCACCTCAAAGCCCCCTTTGGATGATAGGTGTTCATAGACTTCTACCAACAATGGAGTGAAATTACGGCATGGGCCGCACCACGAACCAGAGAAATAGAATCCCACAATCTTCCCAACCAAATCGCTGACCTTGACCTAAAAATTAAGATCAGAAAAAAACATCAGCCCTTGACGAATCAAAATCTTATTCATGGTTTCTTTCTCTTGCCAGTGAgagaagcaacaaaaaaaagagcctTTTCTTAATCATAAAAGCTTCAGAAATTGGTCATAAATTTGTTCTTCAGCAAGGCTTGCAGTCTAATTTAAACATGATATTCATCTTAATTACTAGAAAAACCTAcaagttcatataaaaaaagacgTCAACTTATAATAAGGCAAGAAGAAGTAGACTTGAATAAGATCAGATCGAGGAACTCATATGCTAAAAGCAGTACCTGATCACCATTGTTGCGGATGAGAAAGTCCCTCTCTTCTGAAGAAAGAAGCGTTGAAAGGTCGAGGGAAACGTCTTCGGTGGCCATAGTTAGCTATGTGATGAACTACTCAAAAGGCTAGAACAATTGCCAATCCCAGTTGCTATGTAATGGAACTTCCAGGCTAAGGCTCCTTTAAATTACCTACACGCCCGGCCTAGGAAATTATTGTTCTAATAATTCAACGACGACTTCAAGACTTGGCTGGCGTCGGGTGATGACGAAGACATTATGACGTAGGTCTGCTGAAGTGGTATTCGCATTATCACGTGCTTCTACAACTCtcctcttgctttttttttttaatctcctttttttgtttttgtttgtattcTAGTTTTATCcatggtttaataattttttttgtgagtttgttattaaatgtattttgtgttttatctttttaataaaatctttatatttcttgatacaaaaaaatccttaattggtttttttaattaaaaaattattctcttttgtttttgatgcatttgaaaatgaatttttctatcaattttgttttctaatataaatcaataatcatATGTAAAGCATAGTTGAAATGAACGAACGAACAAACAAACTATATACATGACATCTTACATAGGAAGCTTAGGAAAGGATGAAGGCCAAgaataatgtaaaataaaaccTATGCCTCCACTAccaataatgtaaaaataattattgagaaaaataaatcataaaaatatacttCCAGCTCTAGTCATCCAAAGCTTCTTAAgtctcagaaaaaaaaaacatttaacacaAACCTCAATAAAATTCAAATGCTaattaaattcagatttttgtAACGTAGTCTATTTTCTATCAAATGTGACTTGATAATAATCACATGCAATTTAATAGACAGGCTAAAATCCAAACTTGATATAGTTCTTGGGTTATAATAgagtttttcaataataaaactcttaactttttttttattttaaaaataatgatattgcatatatttaataattataaataaaattatattgtgtATTTGAGCCACGTCAGGACTCTATTTCAATAAAGAGACCCTATTTTTCCAGGGGAGAAAGAAAGAGTTTTTAAATGCAATACTTTGTCATAAGTCGTAACTTTTCCACACTCAAAAGGGCATCATACATATATGTCATTATACTTTATCTCCAAACGTAATTAAATTAGTCAATTAATTGTAAGTGAGGGAAGTTAATGAATTTCCACTCTAAAATGTTCAAATTCATTATCCGCTTTCAACTTTATCCTGATTAAATCAGGTTAAGTAGATTACTTTCTTCATTCGTGGGTATCCATCAGATatcctaatctattttttaattaattttataaaaatcaaacctaaactaaaaaaacaaaataatgctTTATTTATGAATcataaaactatgaaattaaattaaatataaaaccaaGAGATCTGGTTAGTTTAGTGTTGTTGCAATGtgaataaaaactcaaaatatcacgGATTGAAATAGTGttctagttattttttgaaatttttttcattatagttaccaaacactttttaaaatttcttttatctttgaCATTTCATTAATAGAGAATTTGGACTTATTGGTTGGTTTTGATTggttttctataaatttttttttgaaaaattaaatgtcaTTATATTAGAGTGATGTTCGATTTTACAAAATAGAATCCTATTTTATTGCATACAAAAATTTAAGACTTAGGGGGGCCAAAATTGATAGTTAGcaatgttaaagaatcatcttaacccaatagcttaagttttCAAGTGacgttccaagatatgatttatactattctctaacacatcccctcaagtaaaagctctttggtcttg includes:
- the LOC18102440 gene encoding probable nucleoredoxin 1, translated to MATEDVSLDLSTLLSSEERDFLIRNNGDQVKVSDLVGKIVGFYFSGSWCGPCRNFTPLLVEVYEHLSSKGGFEVVFISSDGDDESFNTYFSEMPWLAIPFSETETRQRLKELFKVRGIPRLVIFDTNGKVSCDNGVSTVKEHGVDGYPFNLDRLNFLKEQEENAKKNQTISSILVSSSRDYVISNDGKKIPVLDLEGKLVGLYFSVHAHRMCGEFTPKLVELYKTLKEKGENFEVVLVSLDDEEEDFKESFETMPWLALPLKDKSCEKLVRYFELRTIPNLVIIGQDGKTLNPNVAELIEEHGIEAYPFTPEKLDELAAIERAKLESQTLESVLVNGENDFVIGKSGSKVPVSDLVGKNILLYFSAQWCPPCRAFLPKLIEAYHAIKAKDNAFEVIFISSDSDQTTFDEFYSEMPWLALPFGDGRKQILSRKFKIQGIPAAVAIGPSGRTITKEARMHLTAYGADAFPFTEEHLKQLEEELEEKAKGWPEKVKHELHTEHELIRTKRKTYICDGCGETGNRWSFHCKQCDFDLHPKCALKEDEDTGTEKGKEGWNCDGDACRRA